From one Babesia bovis T2Bo chromosome 3, whole genome shotgun sequence genomic stretch:
- a CDS encoding PCI domain family protein — MSTSTALINQWTLDFVRAVDTRDGTLLAQLIRHRCDKLRYNVARQLDEATIENDCYQVFQRFDGIYGTEMKHFLTHYTKVALCISNNAAPWDDILKKSFKLVDMWMDLYLSQTNIDYNWLVPSLHTLCNLVSRIGLMADRSSEDSGEDEDKDKYMKQVLSNIRSKMGRVRGDVTRHPAYIILLCHSIKGCIQLGNMQMAAGFLKTIESHIINYSRAFRGPLINYRYYLGKLHMQKGDYQEGDEHLSWAFSNTLPNSIKMRKQILECIVVVRIGLGKLPSMQLLQKYDLGAYCDIIRAVKLGDIKLFTETIERHFDTFTSQGTVLCVEQLKYIAYRSLIKNVKQWWNTNVPESKQNMLSVELLTHVLKWQMPYITDQEMLCICVNLIRRGLIKGYVSWERLMIVFSNIEPFPPISSCVL, encoded by the exons ATGTCAACTTCCACTGCACTAATAAATCAGTGGACTTTGGATTTTGTCCGTGCTGTGGACACTCGGGATGGCACGTTGCTAGCGCAGTTGATACGCCATCGTTGCGATAAGCTTAGGTATAATGTCGCCAGACAACTGGATGAG GCAACAATCGAAAATGACTGCTACCAAGTATTCCAGCGATTCGACGGGATATACGGAACAGAGATGAAACACTTTTTGACCCATTATACCAAAGTGGCGCTatgtatatcaaataaCGCTGCGCCCTGGGACgatatattgaagaagTCATTCAAACTAGTTGATATGTGGATGGACCTGTACTTATCCCAAACCAACATCGATTACAATTGGCTAGTTCCGTCTCTTCATACTCTCTGTAACCTGGTTTCCCGAATCGGTTTAATG GCCGATCGTTCATCAGAAGATAGTGGAGAGGACGAAGACAAGGACAAGTATATGAAGCAGGTCCTTAGTAATATACGAAGTAAAATGGGTAGAGTCAGAGGTGACGTCACCAGGCACCCAGCCTATATCATACTGCTTTGCCATTCTATAAAGGGATGCATTCAG CTTGGTAACATGCAAATGGCAGCCGGTTTCTTGAAGACTATTGAATCGCA CATTATCAACTACTCCAGGGCCTTCAGGGGGCCGCTAATCAACTATCGCTACTACCTCGGCAAGTTGCATATGCAAAAGGGGGATTATCAGGAG GGCGATGAACATCTATCCTGGGCATTCTCAAATACATTGCCTAATTCCATCAAGATGAGGAA GCAAATCCTGGAATGTATAGTAGTAGTCCGAATTGGCTTAGGTAAATTACCTTCAATGCAGCTACTACAAAAATATGACCTTGGGGCTTACTGTGATATTATACGTGCAGTCAAGCTTGGAGACATCAAGCTGTTCACAGAAACTATCGAGAGGCACTTTGATACATTCACCTCCCAGGGCACTGTGCTCTGTGTGGAGCAGCTTAAATACATCGCCTATCGCAGTCTTATCAAAAACGTAAAACAGTGGTGGAATACCAATGTTCCCGAATCTAAGCAGAACATGCTATCGGTTGAGTTGCTTACTCATGTACTCAAATGGCAGATGCCGTATATAACCGACCAAGAGATGCTATGCATATGTGTCAACCTGATTAGACGTGGGCTCATCAAAGGTTACGTATCCTGGGAGAGGTTGATGATTGTCTTTAGCAACATCGAACCTTTCCCACCCATTAGCTCATGTGTACTCTAA